In a genomic window of Anoxybacter fermentans:
- a CDS encoding CotS family spore coat protein, translating into MDDGILQKIEKIYGIHIFSIQPIRDIYRLKTDQGKLCLKEIDYKLKKFLFIYYAMEHLINRGFHQLPAFVHTLTGDPYFSYNDRIFFISEWIDGRESDFKNPADLDLALITLAKMHRASIGFRPPSHVKVKSRLGIWPKRFHKRISDLKKFKEIALQKVEPSTFDKYYLKHVDKIIQEGEKALQLLEKSAYNELVKQAKKDGSFCHNDFVYHNVLIDDSIPAAYIIDFDYCRFDLRIYDIARLIRRIIKDKEFKEDLLDIILYSYNSEYPLLKEEYPVLAAFLQFPQRFWRIADRYYHQKCDWSDEKFHSHLKRAVRRYRYQRSLVKEILRYEKN; encoded by the coding sequence ATGGATGATGGAATACTACAAAAAATCGAAAAAATTTACGGAATACATATATTTTCAATACAGCCAATCAGGGATATTTACCGCTTGAAAACAGATCAGGGAAAGCTTTGTTTAAAGGAAATAGATTATAAGCTTAAAAAATTTTTATTTATATACTATGCCATGGAACATTTAATCAACCGGGGTTTTCATCAGCTTCCTGCATTTGTTCATACCCTGACAGGGGATCCTTATTTTTCTTATAATGATCGAATCTTTTTTATCTCAGAATGGATCGATGGACGCGAATCTGATTTTAAAAATCCGGCTGATCTGGATCTGGCTCTCATAACTTTAGCCAAAATGCATCGAGCATCAATTGGGTTCCGTCCTCCATCCCATGTTAAAGTCAAAAGCAGACTTGGTATCTGGCCAAAGCGTTTTCATAAACGGATCTCCGATTTAAAGAAATTTAAAGAGATAGCTTTACAAAAAGTTGAACCTTCAACTTTTGATAAATATTACCTAAAACACGTAGACAAAATTATTCAAGAAGGAGAGAAGGCACTTCAACTTCTTGAAAAATCAGCCTACAATGAACTGGTAAAACAGGCAAAAAAAGATGGAAGTTTTTGTCATAATGATTTTGTTTACCATAATGTGCTCATTGATGATTCTATACCTGCTGCTTATATCATTGATTTTGATTACTGCCGATTTGATTTACGTATCTATGATATTGCCCGTTTGATACGGCGTATAATAAAAGACAAAGAATTTAAAGAAGATTTGCTGGATATAATTCTCTATTCTTATAACTCCGAATACCCTCTGTTAAAAGAAGAATATCCGGTTCTTGCAGCATTTTTACAATTTCCCCAGCGTTTCTGGAGAATAGCTGACCGCTATTATCATCAAAAATGCGATTGGAGTGATGAGAAATTTCACTCCCATCTAAAGCGCGCTGTCAGGCGTTATCGATATCAAAGATCACTGGTTAAGGAGATTTTGCGCTATGAAAAAAATTAA
- a CDS encoding PHP domain-containing protein encodes MKKIKIDLHIHSNFSDGILTPTEIVTQAKQKKIQVIALTDHDTLDGIPELLKEAKKQNIPAICGIEFTCRMNGRVLHILAYNFDPENYEILQLVQNFNKLQAMLNLKRIRNFEKKFGHTIDLSKIPKKGNVTPIRLAYWLLETGQINPDEFPERIKDIYLLFEPSVRAFEKGYLSYLPLAENVVQIIRNAHGFPVLAHPQSQRVTFAELLRLYARGLKGIEAFYPDQDPLPYLNWAKKLSLAVTAGSDYHGILDRKERSIGFTIPKPLPDGLYLYTGDVTI; translated from the coding sequence ATGAAAAAAATTAAAATTGACTTGCATATCCATTCTAATTTCTCTGACGGAATATTAACTCCAACAGAAATTGTAACCCAGGCCAAACAGAAAAAAATTCAGGTAATTGCTCTCACAGATCATGATACTTTGGATGGAATTCCTGAACTTTTAAAAGAAGCAAAAAAACAAAATATCCCAGCTATATGTGGTATTGAATTCACCTGTCGAATGAATGGCCGGGTTTTGCATATCCTTGCCTATAACTTTGATCCTGAAAATTATGAAATCCTTCAGCTGGTACAGAATTTTAATAAACTTCAAGCAATGCTCAATCTTAAGCGAATCCGTAATTTTGAGAAAAAATTTGGGCATACAATTGATCTCTCAAAAATTCCTAAAAAAGGAAATGTGACACCCATTCGCCTGGCTTATTGGCTTTTAGAAACAGGTCAAATTAATCCCGATGAATTTCCTGAAAGGATCAAAGATATATACCTGCTTTTCGAGCCATCGGTAAGAGCCTTTGAAAAGGGTTATCTATCCTATCTTCCCCTAGCAGAAAATGTAGTTCAGATTATCCGTAATGCCCATGGTTTTCCGGTATTGGCACATCCCCAATCTCAGAGAGTGACCTTTGCTGAACTACTGCGTCTCTATGCCAGAGGATTAAAGGGAATCGAAGCTTTCTATCCAGATCAAGACCCACTACCTTATCTGAACTGGGCCAAAAAGTTGAGTCTGGCTGTTACAGCTGGAAGCGATTATCACGGAATACTGGATAGAAAAGAACGTTCTATCGGTTTCACCATCCCTAAACCACTGCCCGATGGGCTCTATCTCTATACAGGAGATGTTACCATATGA
- a CDS encoding CotS family spore coat protein, which translates to MRDLPTFDKTEIIRIVRRGYGIRVQKIIPYRHIYRLETNLGTLFFKPFHSKEAKLQLIVKAQEHLKKQGFTRFIPFIPTLNGKPYYCYKKQLFYLTRWIDGHPSNYDNPFELRKAVHLFARFHKAAKGFAPPIEIPDFLGKWPLMFKKRTLELKKCRKNAQKYPRPTPFENLFFKHIDYYIEQAEKAIELLDKTDYVLLSKAGKRELPFCHHDPAHHNILITSTNKAFLIDFDYLIRDLHLHDLASLIIRNGKASTWNLKRCEFLIKAYQEIKPITPEEFAVIHAFMTYPYDIWLLARARYIEKKPWPLTYYIKELIRKTKNEKARQYFLDKFLYSYLLL; encoded by the coding sequence ATGAGGGATTTACCCACTTTTGACAAAACTGAGATAATTCGAATTGTTCGCCGGGGATATGGAATCAGGGTTCAGAAAATTATCCCATATCGGCACATCTACCGCCTGGAAACAAATCTGGGAACCCTTTTTTTTAAACCATTCCACTCAAAAGAAGCTAAATTACAATTAATCGTTAAAGCTCAGGAACATTTAAAAAAACAAGGTTTTACCAGATTCATCCCATTTATTCCCACCTTAAATGGGAAACCCTATTACTGTTATAAAAAACAGTTATTCTATTTAACCAGATGGATAGATGGGCATCCTTCTAATTATGACAATCCCTTTGAATTACGAAAAGCTGTGCATCTCTTTGCCAGATTTCACAAGGCAGCAAAAGGATTTGCACCTCCTATAGAAATCCCTGATTTTCTGGGAAAATGGCCCCTAATGTTTAAAAAACGTACCCTTGAACTTAAAAAATGCCGTAAAAACGCTCAAAAATATCCCCGGCCAACCCCTTTTGAGAATCTATTTTTTAAACATATCGACTATTATATTGAACAGGCGGAAAAAGCCATTGAGCTATTGGATAAGACTGATTATGTCCTATTAAGTAAGGCTGGAAAGAGAGAATTACCTTTCTGCCACCATGATCCGGCCCACCATAATATTCTGATTACATCCACCAATAAAGCTTTTCTTATTGACTTTGACTATCTCATTCGGGATCTTCATCTTCATGATCTGGCAAGTCTGATTATCAGAAATGGAAAGGCTTCTACCTGGAACCTTAAGCGCTGTGAATTTCTCATAAAGGCTTATCAAGAGATAAAACCTATAACCCCGGAAGAATTTGCAGTTATCCATGCCTTTATGACTTATCCCTATGATATCTGGCTTTTGGCACGAGCCCGCTATATTGAAAAAAAACCCTGGCCTTTAACTTATTATATAAAGGAACTAATCAGAAAAACTAAAAATGAAAAGGCACGCCAGTATTTCCTCGATAAATTTTTATATTCTTATCTTTTACTTTAA
- a CDS encoding extracellular solute-binding protein: MRKTMLLFLLILMVASIWTETQAWGNEGELVIYSGRKEKFVLPLIEKFEQETGIKVKLLSGKATQYAHRIIEEQKRPQADLLLANDAGVMEYLRLQGVLAPNNDPILNQIPANFKAVDGSWVGLSARARIFMYNPKLISEEEMPHSIFDLADPKYKGKFAIARAGNESVISHFAAIRAYAGDEKTKELIRGIMANEPIITHGHTDIRKAVGAGEIAFGLVNNYYFHLQLEEKTNNDVKAIYPDQGPDQMGVFVNVAGVALIKNAPHQKEAKKFIRFLLQPEQQKMFAWISKETPILPEIETLEYAKKINEYKVFELPLSKLGPVWNDTIKLMEEAGFSE; this comes from the coding sequence ATGAGAAAAACTATGTTGTTATTTTTGCTAATTTTAATGGTAGCAAGTATTTGGACGGAAACACAGGCCTGGGGTAATGAAGGTGAATTGGTTATCTATTCTGGTAGAAAAGAAAAATTTGTACTTCCCCTCATTGAAAAATTTGAACAAGAAACCGGAATCAAGGTTAAATTATTAAGCGGTAAAGCCACTCAGTATGCACACAGAATTATTGAAGAACAAAAACGTCCTCAGGCTGACCTTCTATTGGCCAATGATGCTGGTGTCATGGAATATCTTCGTCTTCAGGGGGTTTTAGCTCCAAATAATGACCCAATTCTGAACCAGATTCCTGCTAATTTTAAAGCTGTAGATGGCTCCTGGGTAGGACTTTCTGCAAGAGCTAGAATATTTATGTACAATCCTAAATTAATCAGTGAAGAAGAAATGCCCCACTCTATCTTTGATTTAGCTGATCCTAAGTATAAGGGTAAATTTGCCATTGCCCGTGCAGGTAATGAATCGGTAATATCACATTTTGCTGCCATTCGTGCCTATGCGGGAGATGAGAAGACTAAAGAATTAATAAGGGGTATTATGGCCAATGAGCCAATCATTACTCATGGACATACCGATATTCGAAAAGCAGTTGGAGCCGGTGAAATTGCCTTTGGATTGGTCAACAATTATTATTTCCACCTCCAGTTAGAGGAAAAAACAAATAATGATGTAAAGGCAATCTACCCAGACCAGGGTCCTGATCAAATGGGTGTCTTCGTAAACGTTGCAGGAGTCGCTTTAATAAAAAATGCCCCACATCAAAAAGAAGCCAAAAAATTTATCCGTTTCCTCTTACAACCTGAACAACAAAAAATGTTTGCATGGATCAGTAAAGAGACTCCAATTTTACCTGAAATAGAAACCTTAGAATATGCAAAGAAAATAAATGAGTATAAAGTCTTTGAATTACCTCTGAGTAAATTAGGTCCAGTCTGGAATGATACAATTAAACTAATGGAAGAGGCAGGTTTCAGTGAATAA
- a CDS encoding ABC transporter permease, which yields MNKIDKIKSIVKQVWGNPRPAISLILLNLLLGILMLIPLVYVFLRSLQAGPKLWFKLISSYLSELIINTITLTLVVSVLAISIGVLMSWLVVGTNLPGRKIWQWILALPLVIPPYVGALSYIILFRPRGWIYQLIGHSILPIYSFWGAVIVLTIFTYPYVYIITSSSLKKINQSYIEVGRSFGMKPFTIFLKIILPLIKPAIGAGGFLIALYVLSDFGAVAMLRYKTFSSAIYYQLTGKFDRSGAAILSTVLIFFTMIFLYLENRSRKGQKFFQNQGTYRKFKPFDLGKWKIIALFLVGSVAFLGVGIPLSILTYWSISGIKAGILNSRFFSYIFNTFLVAGSAALISTVAAIPVSFLKSRYPSPLSSSVTRFAYTGYILPGVIVALGIIFIFNQYLPYFYGTPLMLLIAYIIRFLPLSLRSIESSLALISPRIDEAAKSMGVSPLKMIFQVILPLIFPGLMAGGALVFVSSIKELPATLILRPAGFDTLAVRVWLEASEGFYELAAPAALIIILISVIPLKYLLKQK from the coding sequence GTGAATAAAATTGATAAAATTAAATCGATAGTAAAGCAGGTCTGGGGCAACCCACGACCTGCTATAAGTTTAATACTTTTAAATCTATTGTTGGGGATTTTAATGTTAATCCCCCTGGTATATGTATTTTTACGCAGTCTTCAGGCTGGACCTAAACTTTGGTTTAAGTTGATTTCTTCATATCTATCAGAACTTATAATAAATACAATTACCTTAACTTTGGTAGTAAGTGTATTAGCTATTTCTATTGGAGTACTAATGAGCTGGTTAGTAGTAGGAACCAATTTGCCGGGACGAAAAATCTGGCAATGGATTTTAGCTTTACCTCTTGTAATTCCGCCTTATGTAGGAGCATTGAGTTATATTATCCTTTTCAGGCCACGCGGTTGGATATATCAACTAATTGGACACTCCATTTTACCGATTTACTCATTTTGGGGTGCTGTAATTGTTTTAACTATATTCACTTATCCATACGTTTATATAATTACATCTTCTTCTCTTAAAAAGATTAACCAGAGTTATATTGAAGTTGGTAGAAGTTTTGGGATGAAACCTTTCACTATTTTTTTAAAGATTATTTTACCCTTAATAAAACCAGCTATTGGAGCAGGTGGATTTCTTATTGCTTTATATGTTCTTTCTGATTTTGGAGCTGTTGCTATGTTGCGATATAAAACTTTTTCCAGCGCTATCTACTATCAGCTTACAGGCAAATTTGACCGGTCTGGAGCGGCAATTTTAAGTACAGTTCTAATTTTTTTTACAATGATATTTTTATATCTGGAAAATCGGAGCCGGAAAGGACAAAAATTTTTCCAGAATCAGGGTACTTACCGTAAATTTAAACCTTTTGATCTTGGTAAATGGAAAATAATTGCATTATTTCTTGTCGGATCAGTTGCTTTTTTGGGAGTAGGAATACCCCTTAGCATTTTGACCTATTGGTCCATTTCAGGAATAAAAGCAGGCATCTTAAACAGCCGATTCTTCTCTTATATTTTTAATACTTTTCTTGTAGCCGGATCTGCTGCCCTTATTTCGACAGTTGCAGCAATTCCTGTCTCCTTTCTCAAATCCCGATATCCATCACCTCTAAGTAGCAGTGTTACCAGATTTGCCTATACAGGGTATATCTTGCCGGGAGTCATCGTTGCTCTGGGAATTATCTTTATTTTTAATCAATATCTACCTTATTTTTATGGAACGCCTTTAATGTTATTAATTGCTTATATTATACGGTTTTTACCTTTAAGTCTACGCTCTATTGAATCAAGCCTTGCTCTAATTTCACCACGTATAGATGAGGCTGCAAAAAGTATGGGAGTTTCACCATTAAAAATGATTTTTCAGGTGATTTTACCCCTCATTTTCCCGGGATTAATGGCAGGAGGTGCTCTGGTCTTTGTAAGCTCTATTAAAGAATTACCAGCCACCCTTATACTTAGACCAGCAGGCTTTGATACTTTAGCAGTTCGGGTATGGTTAGAAGCCAGTGAAGGGTTTTATGAATTAGCTGCTCCAGCGGCATTAATCATAATCCTTATTTCAGTAATACCGCTAAAATATTTACTTAAACAAAAATAG
- a CDS encoding ABC transporter ATP-binding protein, with the protein MIIQCKNISKKYPGTAQPAVQNLNITINEGEIVSLLGPSGCGKSTTLRIIAGFEVPDEGEIILAGKQVYGKGIWVPPEHRDVGMVFQDYALFPHLNVIKNITFGLKRTRDLNQRAKDLLKLANLDGLESKLPSELSGGQQQRVALIRALMRQPCIVLMDEPFSNLDASLREQLRVEIKSILKQTETTCLFVTHNQEEALTISDRIIVLNQGKIEQIGTPEEIYFHPKSLFVAKFVSQGNILEGICSGNTIKTEYFSLKVNNIHKNNGKKVNVIIRPRGLKPDPNGLIKGKIEDVQFKGESYECIVKLFSPQGATTNFKITVDVQTKIKPGIQQTFSIDENQITII; encoded by the coding sequence GTGATTATTCAATGTAAAAATATTAGCAAAAAATATCCCGGTACAGCACAACCGGCAGTACAAAATTTAAATATAACCATTAATGAAGGTGAAATTGTTAGTTTACTTGGTCCAAGTGGTTGCGGTAAAAGTACAACTTTACGAATAATTGCTGGATTTGAAGTCCCTGATGAAGGAGAGATCATTCTGGCAGGTAAACAGGTTTATGGTAAAGGGATATGGGTTCCTCCAGAACACCGGGATGTTGGTATGGTTTTCCAGGATTATGCTCTTTTTCCTCACTTAAATGTGATTAAAAATATTACCTTTGGCTTAAAGCGAACCAGAGATTTGAATCAAAGAGCAAAAGATTTACTTAAATTAGCAAATTTAGATGGCTTAGAGTCAAAATTACCCTCAGAGCTTTCCGGTGGTCAGCAGCAAAGAGTAGCTCTTATTCGGGCTCTTATGCGTCAACCCTGTATTGTTCTAATGGATGAACCCTTCAGTAATCTTGATGCCAGTTTAAGAGAACAGCTGAGAGTTGAAATTAAATCAATTTTAAAGCAAACTGAAACCACCTGTCTTTTTGTTACCCATAATCAAGAAGAGGCATTAACCATCTCGGATAGAATAATCGTCCTGAACCAGGGGAAAATTGAACAGATAGGAACCCCTGAAGAAATTTATTTTCACCCAAAAAGTTTATTTGTTGCTAAATTTGTAAGTCAAGGAAATATTTTGGAAGGAATTTGTTCTGGTAATACAATCAAAACAGAATACTTCTCACTTAAAGTAAATAATATTCACAAAAATAATGGAAAGAAGGTAAATGTTATTATTCGTCCTCGAGGTTTAAAACCCGATCCGAATGGTTTGATTAAAGGAAAAATAGAAGACGTTCAATTTAAAGGAGAAAGTTATGAATGTATAGTAAAATTATTTTCACCACAAGGAGCAACCACCAATTTCAAAATAACAGTTGATGTACAAACTAAGATAAAACCTGGTATTCAACAAACCTTTTCAATTGATGAGAATCAGATAACTATTATTTAA
- a CDS encoding methyl-accepting chemotaxis protein, with the protein MKISIKIKIITFFTIALLVITGFYFYNFQVTMKGVLEKSVQLQLQSNAVNGKKILESKYLGSWKVKNGRLYKGYIDVSENRSFVEEFGKISNSIVSFSVGAKIVSTNLKKDGKMTLELSPEVQQKVLENGEVYLGPVEIDGESCYAYYEPLKNSQGQIIGTFGIAVLEKDAFKIYHEVRNRTLLVTLALFILGEILLYVMISRMLNRLDKTVNNIKVVAEGKLYEELFNDRGSDELYILALSCKQMVRQFREVIYEISRSFNQLNRASEELNESAMSSSRASEEVARSIEEVAIRSQEQANYIQQILKLLGEILEHMQLALEMGERSSNQSRQALEAVNQGQLIIEKMADQISSIQKAIQDNASVAEKLVQRTSEIEEILNFINSIANQTQLLALNAAIEAARAGDVGRGFSVVAEEIKSLAEEVSESAGQIQKLIKETQNESEKSQQLMDRSKSEAEKGFGLVEQSKEIFNTIQKGITETNKVANQTRESIISVMDLSQNAAKKMDEVAMITKETSSNAEEVAAATEEQSVTAEEVADMAEKLKEIGEKIGDLIKKFDLGEE; encoded by the coding sequence TTGAAAATTAGTATTAAAATAAAAATTATTACATTTTTTACTATAGCCTTGCTGGTTATTACTGGTTTTTATTTCTATAATTTTCAGGTAACAATGAAGGGAGTACTGGAAAAATCGGTGCAGCTTCAGCTCCAGAGTAATGCAGTTAACGGAAAGAAAATATTGGAGAGTAAATATTTAGGTTCCTGGAAAGTAAAAAATGGTCGGTTATATAAGGGTTATATAGATGTGAGTGAAAACCGTAGTTTTGTCGAAGAGTTTGGTAAAATAAGTAATAGTATTGTCAGTTTCTCAGTTGGTGCAAAGATAGTCAGTACCAATTTAAAAAAGGATGGAAAGATGACTTTGGAATTGAGTCCTGAGGTACAGCAAAAGGTTTTAGAAAACGGAGAGGTGTATTTAGGACCAGTAGAGATTGATGGAGAATCATGTTACGCCTATTATGAGCCATTGAAAAATTCCCAGGGGCAGATTATTGGAACATTTGGGATTGCTGTTTTAGAAAAAGATGCTTTCAAGATTTATCACGAGGTCCGGAACCGTACTTTATTGGTAACTTTGGCCTTATTTATTCTGGGAGAGATACTGCTGTATGTTATGATAAGTAGAATGCTTAACCGTTTGGATAAGACGGTTAACAATATTAAAGTAGTTGCAGAGGGTAAACTATATGAAGAATTGTTTAATGACCGGGGTTCAGACGAGCTTTACATATTGGCTTTATCCTGTAAACAGATGGTTCGTCAGTTCCGTGAAGTAATATATGAGATAAGTAGATCTTTCAACCAACTGAACCGGGCCAGTGAAGAATTGAACGAATCTGCTATGAGTTCCAGTCGTGCTTCTGAGGAAGTGGCTAGGTCAATAGAAGAGGTGGCAATACGAAGCCAGGAGCAGGCAAATTATATTCAGCAGATTCTAAAATTATTGGGTGAGATATTAGAGCATATGCAGCTTGCTTTGGAAATGGGTGAGCGTTCCAGTAATCAGTCTCGACAGGCTTTAGAAGCGGTAAATCAGGGCCAGTTAATTATTGAAAAAATGGCTGATCAGATAAGTTCCATTCAAAAGGCCATTCAGGATAATGCCAGCGTAGCTGAAAAATTGGTTCAGAGGACGTCGGAAATTGAAGAAATTTTAAACTTCATTAATTCCATAGCAAATCAGACCCAACTTCTAGCTTTAAATGCAGCCATAGAAGCTGCCCGGGCAGGAGATGTGGGACGCGGTTTTTCTGTTGTTGCAGAGGAGATTAAGTCTCTTGCAGAAGAGGTTTCTGAGTCAGCTGGTCAGATTCAAAAGTTGATTAAAGAAACCCAGAATGAATCAGAAAAGTCTCAGCAATTGATGGACCGGAGCAAATCTGAAGCGGAGAAAGGATTTGGTCTGGTAGAGCAGTCGAAGGAAATTTTTAATACTATTCAAAAGGGGATAACAGAGACAAATAAGGTAGCTAATCAGACCAGAGAGAGTATTATATCTGTAATGGATTTGAGTCAAAATGCAGCTAAAAAGATGGATGAAGTAGCTATGATCACTAAAGAAACCTCTTCAAATGCAGAAGAGGTAGCAGCGGCTACAGAAGAGCAGTCTGTTACTGCCGAAGAGGTAGCAGATATGGCTGAGAAATTAAAAGAGATTGGTGAAAAAATCGGAGATTTGATTAAAAAATTTGATCTGGGAGAAGAGTGA
- a CDS encoding ISL3 family transposase, protein MQYNNIIKFLDLPDIIATEIISTEDRYIFIAEAKKNHIVCPQCGNITNKIHDTKWQNIRDIPIRGKLVIIRLLKKRYRCPYCHKRGIPEKYESIDKYARKTKRFDKYLAKETVSKDYSKVARENGLSYTAVNNAVKKVVDPLIKQQVSKLSQLKAISIDEFAVLKRHKYGVSITDPINRELIDILPTRKKDDLIDYFNCWEDEQRRQIQSISMDMWRPFKAVANAAFTHAKIVIDKFHLVTLMNRALDEVRKQVQQTVNNHQRRKFFQSRLLLQKRAEELTDEEHEKLIKLFELSPALEKAWELKEEFRDLLQLDDVKEATRALKRWYKEVIKNKLMPFYQVKKIIQRWEEKILNYFKTKITNGFAEGINNKIKLIKRIGYGVPNVMNLRRRVFNAMLSY, encoded by the coding sequence ATGCAATATAATAATATCATAAAATTTCTTGATTTGCCAGACATTATTGCAACTGAAATTATTTCAACAGAGGACAGATATATTTTTATCGCTGAAGCAAAGAAAAATCACATTGTGTGTCCTCAGTGTGGTAATATCACTAATAAAATCCATGATACAAAATGGCAAAATATTAGAGACATCCCCATAAGAGGTAAACTAGTAATCATTAGACTTCTAAAGAAAAGATATCGTTGTCCTTATTGTCATAAGAGGGGTATCCCTGAAAAATATGAAAGTATTGATAAATATGCCCGTAAAACCAAACGCTTTGATAAATATCTTGCTAAAGAAACTGTCAGCAAGGATTATTCTAAAGTTGCTAGAGAAAACGGGTTAAGTTATACAGCTGTTAATAATGCAGTTAAAAAAGTAGTTGACCCTCTCATTAAACAACAAGTTTCAAAACTTAGTCAATTAAAAGCCATCAGTATCGATGAATTTGCAGTTTTAAAACGCCATAAATATGGAGTTAGCATTACAGATCCAATTAATCGGGAGTTAATTGACATTTTACCTACTCGCAAAAAGGATGATTTAATTGACTACTTTAATTGTTGGGAAGATGAACAAAGACGACAGATTCAATCGATCTCTATGGATATGTGGCGGCCGTTCAAAGCAGTAGCAAATGCAGCATTTACTCATGCAAAAATTGTTATAGATAAATTTCATCTTGTAACTTTAATGAACAGAGCCCTTGATGAAGTTAGAAAACAAGTTCAACAAACAGTAAATAATCATCAGAGAAGAAAGTTTTTTCAAAGTCGTTTATTACTCCAAAAACGAGCTGAAGAATTGACAGATGAAGAACATGAAAAGCTCATCAAATTATTTGAACTCAGTCCAGCTCTAGAAAAGGCCTGGGAATTAAAAGAGGAATTCAGAGACCTATTGCAGCTAGATGATGTGAAAGAAGCCACCAGAGCTCTAAAAAGGTGGTATAAAGAAGTAATAAAAAACAAGCTGATGCCTTTTTACCAGGTAAAAAAGATAATACAAAGATGGGAAGAAAAAATACTAAATTATTTTAAGACTAAGATAACCAATGGCTTTGCTGAGGGTATCAATAACAAGATTAAATTGATCAAAAGGATTGGATATGGTGTTCCAAATGTTATGAATCTAAGGAGAAGAGTATTTAATGCAATGTTAAGTTATTAA
- a CDS encoding CotS family spore coat protein, with translation MGRRTRLIIKRIGHLEKLNRYYDLDIQNIHRGRERLILDTPKGQFQLIPTDCDEGFLIFLFSAQQHLKANGFEKFLSLYQSKEAYPYIKYRDQLLVLMDRMDGEKFTYTPINITRGMETLAEFHRAARGLNPMPGSEFKVSWGKWPDRCFEEINELVKYKLIIKDKKQNSFDEKFYEQVDRLIERGLMAWQRFNHEDYRKLLKREMEARAFNLHSYKDSKLQLVDDQVIIKNMLRIRYEVQVYDLAVYLDEILKATELPVKEVAEFIDHYTKIRPLRSEEWDALIAFLLYPKGLYRLIRHYYKKRKVKDSLERFDDLLNLIDREDELITYLEQKKVE, from the coding sequence ATGGGTAGACGTACCAGGTTAATCATAAAACGAATTGGGCATCTAGAAAAGCTCAATCGCTATTATGATCTGGATATTCAGAATATTCATCGTGGCAGAGAAAGACTGATACTGGATACTCCAAAGGGCCAATTTCAACTGATTCCCACAGACTGTGATGAAGGTTTTTTAATCTTTCTTTTTTCTGCCCAGCAGCATTTAAAGGCCAATGGATTTGAGAAGTTTTTATCCCTTTATCAGTCCAAAGAAGCCTATCCATATATTAAATACCGGGATCAGTTGCTGGTCCTGATGGATAGAATGGACGGAGAAAAATTTACCTATACTCCTATAAATATTACCAGAGGAATGGAGACTTTGGCGGAGTTTCATAGAGCAGCCCGGGGGTTAAACCCCATGCCAGGTAGTGAATTTAAAGTTTCCTGGGGTAAATGGCCAGATCGGTGTTTTGAAGAGATAAATGAATTGGTAAAATATAAGTTAATAATCAAAGATAAAAAGCAGAACTCTTTTGATGAAAAGTTCTATGAACAGGTAGATCGCCTTATTGAAAGAGGACTTATGGCCTGGCAGAGATTTAATCATGAAGATTACCGTAAGCTGTTGAAGCGAGAGATGGAAGCCAGGGCCTTTAATCTGCATAGTTATAAAGATTCTAAGTTGCAGTTAGTAGATGATCAAGTGATTATTAAAAATATGCTGAGAATTAGGTACGAGGTTCAGGTCTATGATCTGGCTGTCTATCTTGATGAGATTCTAAAAGCGACAGAATTACCGGTCAAAGAAGTAGCTGAATTTATAGATCATTATACAAAAATTCGTCCTTTAAGATCTGAAGAGTGGGATGCTTTGATTGCTTTTTTACTTTATCCTAAAGGATTGTATCGGTTGATCCGGCATTATTATAAAAAGCGGAAGGTAAAGGATAGTTTGGAACGTTTTGATGATTTGTTAAATCTTATTGACCGGGAAGATGAGTTGATTACCTACCTTGAACAAAAAAAGGTAGAATAG